The Glycine max cultivar Williams 82 chromosome 12, Glycine_max_v4.0, whole genome shotgun sequence genome window below encodes:
- the LOC100783515 gene encoding peptide-N4-(N-acetyl-beta-glucosaminyl)asparagine amidase A: protein MDNYFLLFIIFLSLFHHPISASNLHKLKQLTPNFPPEPLSSNDPPPPTEYFEVARPIEHPKTKPCSHHILHHDFGYTYGQPPVLATYTPPSHCPFNTFSQIVLEWKATCKGRQFDRIFGVWLGGVELLRSCTAEPRATGIVWSVEKDITRYHSLLLSPQNQTFAVFLGNIVDKTYTGVYLVDVTMHFFPLGYVDGSSSKVGASAFGGGVHADLVLPISRNLPLNDGLWFAIQNSSDEGLKEFRVPQNAYRAVLEVYVSFHERDEFWYSNPPDEYLIANNLSDVPGGGSFREVVVSLDGNVVGAVWPFTVIYTGGVNPLLWRPITGIGSFDLPSYDMEVTPLLGTLLDGKSHSVGFSVSNAMNVWFVDANLHIWLDGKSSRTEGGVVDLVAKPLVESLVTDFEGLNGKFWTSARRSILSAGWVRSSYGNVTTSFVQDFVFNNSMVMGKNGNQQIVNQVILFNDSVHANLPSPFVEDTYRKFSLYLDTDEVDQDDDTSLSVSNVTLGFDVDMFKSSAFGFSKSSLKNMQDAQGTMVIKGNLVVRGLAETQQDYSYTSDGYCYSRKVGSSNYTILYDKVRHSCNKRSHSHLGPHSIKKLFIL from the coding sequence ATGGACAATTATTTCCTCCtcttcatcatcttcctctCCCTCTTCCACCACCCCATTTCCGCATCAAATCTCCACAAACTCAAGCAACTCACTCCAAATTTCCCCCCTGAACCTTTATCCTCCAATGACCCTCCACCACCCACTGAATACTTTGAGGTAGCAAGACCCATTGAACACCCCAAAACAAAACCTTGCTCTCACCACATTCTCCACCACGACTTCGGCTACACCTATGGCCAGCCCCCAGTTCTCGCCACCTACACCCCTCCTTCTCATTGCCCCTTCAACACATTCTCCCAAATCGTGCTGGAATGGAAGGCCACTTGCAAAGGAAGACAATTTGACCGCATTTTCGGTGTGTGGCTTGGTGGGGTTGAGCTTCTTAGAAGTTGCACCGCAGAGCCAAGAGCCACTGGCATTGTTTGGAGTGTTGAAAAAGACATCACAAGGTACCACTCCTTGTTGCTAAGTCCCCAAAATCAAACCTTTGCTGTTTTTCTGGGGAACATTGTGGATAAAACCTACACTGGGGTTTACCTCGTTGATGTCACTATGCACTTTTTCCCTTTGGGATATGTTGATGGGTCAAGCTCAAAGGTTGgagcttcagcatttgggggtGGTGTCCATGCTGATTTGGTCCTGCCCATTTCTAGAAATCTTCCATTGAATGATGGGTTGTGGTTTGCTATTCAGAATTCCAGTGATGAGGGTTTGAAGGAGTTTAGGGTGCCCCAGAATGCCTATAGGGCTGTTTTGGAGGTTTATGTTTCATTTCATGAGAGGGATGAGTTTTGGTACTCTAACCCTCCTGATGAGTATCTTATTGCCAACAACCTCAGTGATGTGCCTGGGGGTGGTTCTTTTAGGGAGGTTGTGGTTTCTCTTGATGGGAATGTTGTTGGTGCCGTCTGGCCTTTTACTGTGATCTACACTGGAGGGGTTAATCCCCTCTTGTGGAGGCCTATTACCGGGATTGGCTCATTTGATCTTCCCTCATATGATATGGAGGTCACACCGCTTTTGGGGACCTTGTTGGATGGGAAGAGCCATTCGGTGGGGTTCAGTGTGTCGAACGCGATGAATGTTTGGTTTGTGGATGCAAATTTGCATATTTGGTTGGATGGGAAGAGCAGTAGGACAGAAGGAGGAGTTGTGGATCTTGTTGCCAAGCCTTTGGTTGAGTCTCTGGTGACTGACTTTGAAGGTTTGAACGGAAAGTTCTGGACTAGTGCAAGGAGGTCCATTTTGTCTGCTGGTTGGGTCAGATCCTCATATGGGAATGTTACTACCAGTTTTGTCCAAGATTTTGTTTTCAACAATTCAATGGTGATGGGAAAGAATGGGAATCAGCAAAttgtgaatcaagtgattcttttcaATGACAGTGTTCATGCTAACCTTCCATCACCCTTTGTTGAGGACACATACAGAAAATTTTCCCTATACTTGGACACTGATGAAGTGGATCAGGATGACGATACTTCTTTATCAGTTTCGAATGTTACATTGGGATTTGATGTGGACATGTTTAAGAGCTCGGcttttggtttttcaaagagcTCTCTCAAAAATATGCAGGATGCTCAGGGTACTATGGTTATCAAAGGGAATTTGGTTGTTAGGGGATTGGCTGAAACACAGCAAGATTACAGTTACACAAGTGATGGATATTGCTATTCTAGGAAAGTTGGCAGCTCAAATTACACAATTCTCTACGATAAAGTCAGACATTCGTGTAACAAAAGAAGTCACTCTCATCTTGGTCCTCATTCTATCAAAAAGTTGTTCATTCTCTAG